Proteins encoded in a region of the Panthera tigris isolate Pti1 chromosome B2, P.tigris_Pti1_mat1.1, whole genome shotgun sequence genome:
- the HFE gene encoding hereditary hemochromatosis protein isoform X2, which yields MGPRARRALLLLFLPFLLFLLRTGAAHRRPPRSHSLSYLFMGASVPDLGLPLFEALGYVDDQLFVSYNHESRRAEPRAQWLEGRAPSQLWLQLSQSLKGWDHMFIVDFWTIMDNHNHSKVTKLGVSSESHTLQVILGCEVREDNSTRGFWKYGYDGQSYLEFRPETPDWRAAEPRAWATKLEWEASTIRAKQNRAYLERDCPMQLQSLLALGTGVLDRQVTTLRCQALNFYPQNITMRWLKDRRPLEAKDVEPQDVLPNGDGTYQGWLAVAVPPGEEHRYTCLVEHPGLNQPLTATWEPSVSSTLVVGTISGIAVCVVLFVIGVLFRIFRKRQASRGAMGDYVLAECE from the exons ATGGGCCCGCGAGCGCGGCGCGCGCTGCTCCTGCTGTTCCTGCCGTTCCTGCTGTTCCTGCTGCGGACCGGGGCTGCGCACCGGCGGCCGCCGC GGTCCCACTCCCTGAGCTACCTCTTCATGGGCGCCTCAGTGCCAGACCTTGGGCTGCCCCTGTTCGAGGCCTTGGGCTACGTGGACGACCAGCTGTTCGTGTCCTACAATCACGAGAGTCGCCGGGCAGAGCCCCGCGCCCAGTGGCTCGAGGGTAGGGCCCCCAGCCAGCTGTGGCTGCAGCTGAGTCAGAGCCTGAAAGGGTGGGATCACATGTTCATCGTGGACTTCTGGACCATCATGGACAACCACAACCACAGCAAGG TAACAAAGCTCGGGGTGTCGTCAGAGTCCCACACGCTGCAAGTGATCCTGGGCTGTGAGGTGCGAGAGGACAACAGCACCAGGGGCTTCTGGAAGTACGGCTACGACGGGCAGAGCTACCTTGAATTCCGCCCTGAGACGCCGGACTGGAGGGcggcagagcccagggcctgggccACCAAGCTGGAGTGGGAAGCGAGCACGATTCGGGCCAAACAGAACAGGGCCTACCTGGAGAGGGACTGTCCCATGCAGCTGCAGAGTTTGCTGGCGCTGGGGACAGGGGTTCTGGACCGGCAAG TGACCACTCTAcggtgtcaggctctgaactTCTACCCCCAGAACATCACCATGAGGTGGCTGAAGGACAGGCGGCCACTGGAGGCCAAGGACGTTGAGCCTCAGGACGTGCTGCCCAACGGGGACGGGACCTACCAGGGCTGGTTGGCCGTGGCCGTGCCTCCCGGGGAAGAGCACAGATACACCTGCCTCGTGGAGCACCCGGGGCTAAACCAGCCCCTCACTGCCACGTGGG AGCCGTCGGTGTCCAGCACCCTGGTCGTTGGAACCATCAGTGGGATCGCTGTTTGTGTCGTCCTCTTTGTTATTGGAGTTCTGTTCCGAATCTTCAGGAAAAGGCAGGCTTCGA GAGGAGCCATGGGGGACTACGTGTTGGCCGAATGTGAGTGA
- the HFE gene encoding hereditary hemochromatosis protein isoform X3: MGASVPDLGLPLFEALGYVDDQLFVSYNHESRRAEPRAQWLEGRAPSQLWLQLSQSLKGWDHMFIVDFWTIMDNHNHSKVTKLGVSSESHTLQVILGCEVREDNSTRGFWKYGYDGQSYLEFRPETPDWRAAEPRAWATKLEWEASTIRAKQNRAYLERDCPMQLQSLLALGTGVLDRQVPPLLKVTHRVASAVTTLRCQALNFYPQNITMRWLKDRRPLEAKDVEPQDVLPNGDGTYQGWLAVAVPPGEEHRYTCLVEHPGLNQPLTATWEPSVSSTLVVGTISGIAVCVVLFVIGVLFRIFRKRQASRGAMGDYVLAECE; this comes from the exons ATGGGCGCCTCAGTGCCAGACCTTGGGCTGCCCCTGTTCGAGGCCTTGGGCTACGTGGACGACCAGCTGTTCGTGTCCTACAATCACGAGAGTCGCCGGGCAGAGCCCCGCGCCCAGTGGCTCGAGGGTAGGGCCCCCAGCCAGCTGTGGCTGCAGCTGAGTCAGAGCCTGAAAGGGTGGGATCACATGTTCATCGTGGACTTCTGGACCATCATGGACAACCACAACCACAGCAAGG TAACAAAGCTCGGGGTGTCGTCAGAGTCCCACACGCTGCAAGTGATCCTGGGCTGTGAGGTGCGAGAGGACAACAGCACCAGGGGCTTCTGGAAGTACGGCTACGACGGGCAGAGCTACCTTGAATTCCGCCCTGAGACGCCGGACTGGAGGGcggcagagcccagggcctgggccACCAAGCTGGAGTGGGAAGCGAGCACGATTCGGGCCAAACAGAACAGGGCCTACCTGGAGAGGGACTGTCCCATGCAGCTGCAGAGTTTGCTGGCGCTGGGGACAGGGGTTCTGGACCGGCAAG TGCCTCCCTTGCTGAAGGTGACTCATCGTGTGGCCTCTGCAGTGACCACTCTAcggtgtcaggctctgaactTCTACCCCCAGAACATCACCATGAGGTGGCTGAAGGACAGGCGGCCACTGGAGGCCAAGGACGTTGAGCCTCAGGACGTGCTGCCCAACGGGGACGGGACCTACCAGGGCTGGTTGGCCGTGGCCGTGCCTCCCGGGGAAGAGCACAGATACACCTGCCTCGTGGAGCACCCGGGGCTAAACCAGCCCCTCACTGCCACGTGGG AGCCGTCGGTGTCCAGCACCCTGGTCGTTGGAACCATCAGTGGGATCGCTGTTTGTGTCGTCCTCTTTGTTATTGGAGTTCTGTTCCGAATCTTCAGGAAAAGGCAGGCTTCGA GAGGAGCCATGGGGGACTACGTGTTGGCCGAATGTGAGTGA
- the HFE gene encoding hereditary hemochromatosis protein isoform X1 has protein sequence MGPRARRALLLLFLPFLLFLLRTGAAHRRPPRSHSLSYLFMGASVPDLGLPLFEALGYVDDQLFVSYNHESRRAEPRAQWLEGRAPSQLWLQLSQSLKGWDHMFIVDFWTIMDNHNHSKVTKLGVSSESHTLQVILGCEVREDNSTRGFWKYGYDGQSYLEFRPETPDWRAAEPRAWATKLEWEASTIRAKQNRAYLERDCPMQLQSLLALGTGVLDRQVPPLLKVTHRVASAVTTLRCQALNFYPQNITMRWLKDRRPLEAKDVEPQDVLPNGDGTYQGWLAVAVPPGEEHRYTCLVEHPGLNQPLTATWEPSVSSTLVVGTISGIAVCVVLFVIGVLFRIFRKRQASRGAMGDYVLAECE, from the exons ATGGGCCCGCGAGCGCGGCGCGCGCTGCTCCTGCTGTTCCTGCCGTTCCTGCTGTTCCTGCTGCGGACCGGGGCTGCGCACCGGCGGCCGCCGC GGTCCCACTCCCTGAGCTACCTCTTCATGGGCGCCTCAGTGCCAGACCTTGGGCTGCCCCTGTTCGAGGCCTTGGGCTACGTGGACGACCAGCTGTTCGTGTCCTACAATCACGAGAGTCGCCGGGCAGAGCCCCGCGCCCAGTGGCTCGAGGGTAGGGCCCCCAGCCAGCTGTGGCTGCAGCTGAGTCAGAGCCTGAAAGGGTGGGATCACATGTTCATCGTGGACTTCTGGACCATCATGGACAACCACAACCACAGCAAGG TAACAAAGCTCGGGGTGTCGTCAGAGTCCCACACGCTGCAAGTGATCCTGGGCTGTGAGGTGCGAGAGGACAACAGCACCAGGGGCTTCTGGAAGTACGGCTACGACGGGCAGAGCTACCTTGAATTCCGCCCTGAGACGCCGGACTGGAGGGcggcagagcccagggcctgggccACCAAGCTGGAGTGGGAAGCGAGCACGATTCGGGCCAAACAGAACAGGGCCTACCTGGAGAGGGACTGTCCCATGCAGCTGCAGAGTTTGCTGGCGCTGGGGACAGGGGTTCTGGACCGGCAAG TGCCTCCCTTGCTGAAGGTGACTCATCGTGTGGCCTCTGCAGTGACCACTCTAcggtgtcaggctctgaactTCTACCCCCAGAACATCACCATGAGGTGGCTGAAGGACAGGCGGCCACTGGAGGCCAAGGACGTTGAGCCTCAGGACGTGCTGCCCAACGGGGACGGGACCTACCAGGGCTGGTTGGCCGTGGCCGTGCCTCCCGGGGAAGAGCACAGATACACCTGCCTCGTGGAGCACCCGGGGCTAAACCAGCCCCTCACTGCCACGTGGG AGCCGTCGGTGTCCAGCACCCTGGTCGTTGGAACCATCAGTGGGATCGCTGTTTGTGTCGTCCTCTTTGTTATTGGAGTTCTGTTCCGAATCTTCAGGAAAAGGCAGGCTTCGA GAGGAGCCATGGGGGACTACGTGTTGGCCGAATGTGAGTGA
- the LOC102948484 gene encoding histone H4-like, with protein MLFKELREVETLTSVAAMSGRGKGGKGLGKGGAKRHRKVLRDNIQGITKPAIRRLARRGGVKRISGLIYEETRGVLKVFLENVIRDAVTYTEHAKRKTVTAMDVVYALKRQGRTLYGFGG; from the coding sequence ATGCTATTTAAGGAACTGCGTGAGGTCGAAACGCTCACTTCGGTTGCAGCCATGTCTGGTCGCGGCAAGGGCGGGAAGGGCCTGGGCAAGGGGGGCGCCAAGCGCCACCGCAAGGTGCTGCGCGACAACATCCAGGGCATCACCAAGCCCGCCATCCGGCGGCTGGCCCGGCGCGGCGGCGTGAAGCGCATCTCCGGCCTCATCTACGAGGAGACCCGCGGGGTGCTCAAGGTGTTCCTGGAGAACGTGATCCGGGACGCCGTCACCTACACGGAGCACGCCAAGCGCAAGACGGTCACGGCCATGGACGTGGTGTACGCGCTCAAGCGACAGGGCCGCACCCTCTACGGCTTCGGCGGCTGA